One region of Chlamydia psittaci 6BC genomic DNA includes:
- a CDS encoding bifunctional 3-dehydroquinate dehydratase/shikimate dehydrogenase: protein MLCATISGPTFAEAEQQLLHSLPLVDSIELRIDYLLSLSSDELKHLIALAKKPILTLRKNPSLSEIAWIERTIQLAELQPEYLDIDKDFPKEALAKIQKNYPNIKIILSYHSDTSEHIPNLCNEMLRRQAHHYKIAITSTKSIDTLRCIQIKKHLPENTTLLCMGNAGIASRILSPLMKNAINYASGINAPKVAQGQLSIEDLLAYNYTNLSSESRIYGLIGNPVDRSISHLSHNKLFSELQLNMSYIKILLTPYELNEFFSLTRDLPFGGLSVTMPFKTDVLEYIDILDPSVQQCQSCNTLVFRDNKIAGYNTDGLGLLNLLKRKNILLQNKHVGIVGSGGAAKAIATTFADSGAQISIFNRTKTHAEKLSVLCHGQAFPLNALSENHNIDILILCLPPDVEIPEIYPPVIIDINTLPKESLYTKKAKERGCQILYGYEMFAEQALLQFSLWFPDKLSQENREQFRLSVENIINAM from the coding sequence ATGCTATGTGCAACAATTAGTGGGCCTACTTTTGCTGAAGCTGAACAGCAACTTTTACACTCCTTACCTCTAGTCGATAGTATAGAGTTGCGCATTGATTATCTTTTATCTCTGTCTTCAGATGAACTCAAACATCTCATAGCCCTAGCAAAAAAACCTATTCTCACGTTAAGGAAGAACCCAAGCCTTTCTGAAATAGCATGGATAGAACGCACTATACAACTTGCAGAGTTACAGCCGGAGTACCTGGATATTGATAAAGACTTCCCCAAAGAAGCTTTAGCAAAAATCCAAAAGAATTATCCTAACATAAAAATTATTCTCTCTTATCATAGCGACACTTCCGAACACATTCCTAATCTCTGTAATGAAATGCTTAGGCGACAAGCACATCATTATAAAATTGCTATTACATCAACGAAGTCTATAGACACCCTCCGCTGCATACAAATAAAAAAACACCTTCCCGAAAATACTACACTACTTTGTATGGGAAATGCAGGTATAGCCTCACGCATTCTTTCACCATTAATGAAAAATGCCATTAATTATGCCTCTGGAATCAATGCTCCCAAAGTAGCCCAAGGACAGCTCTCTATAGAAGATTTACTCGCCTACAACTATACGAATCTCTCTTCAGAATCCCGTATCTATGGTCTGATTGGTAACCCGGTAGACCGTAGCATCAGTCATCTTTCCCATAATAAATTATTTTCAGAGCTACAGCTCAACATGAGCTACATAAAAATTCTACTCACCCCCTATGAACTTAACGAATTTTTCTCTTTAACTCGTGATCTTCCTTTTGGTGGTCTGAGTGTGACTATGCCTTTTAAAACCGATGTTCTTGAATATATCGATATTCTTGATCCCTCTGTACAACAGTGTCAGTCTTGCAACACCTTAGTTTTCCGTGATAATAAGATCGCAGGATACAACACAGATGGCTTAGGGCTATTAAACCTTTTAAAACGCAAGAACATCCTTTTACAAAACAAGCATGTGGGTATAGTGGGATCTGGAGGTGCAGCAAAAGCCATAGCCACTACATTCGCTGATTCAGGAGCGCAGATCAGCATTTTCAACCGTACGAAAACTCACGCTGAAAAACTCTCTGTGCTATGTCATGGTCAAGCTTTTCCCCTAAATGCCTTATCAGAAAACCACAACATCGATATTCTCATTTTATGTCTGCCTCCCGATGTAGAAATACCTGAAATCTACCCTCCTGTGATTATCGATATTAACACACTACCTAAAGAATCCCTCTATACGAAAAAAGCTAAGGAGCGAGGTTGTCAGATTCTTTACGGCTATGAAATGTTTGCTGAGCAAGCTCTCCTGCAATTTTCCTTATGGTTCCCAGATAAACTCTCTCAAGAGAATAGAGAACAATTCCGTCTGAGTGTAGAAAATATTATTAACGCTATGTAA
- a CDS encoding DUF2608 domain-containing protein, translating to MQKYWLFFFFLFPTLSDCTETTRYVEVKSIHEIAGDILYDDQDFWLIFDLDDTLLEGAEALTQTVWLQKTIEGFQQLGFSESEAWQTVYPYWEGFLEKGSVKTIENAMQILISKVQEKQKTLFVYTERKHSSKSITLQQLKSLGLSLESTAPVVTHELPKSILFSSGVLFGEELHKGPGLQIFLDTIAARPEKIIYVDNSKENVARVGELCKLKKISYLGITYSAKKFLPPVYHPEISKVQYTYTQKLLSNEAAALLLRHQMME from the coding sequence ATGCAAAAGTACTGGCTATTTTTCTTTTTTCTTTTTCCTACGCTTAGTGACTGTACAGAAACCACGCGTTACGTAGAGGTAAAATCTATTCACGAGATTGCTGGTGATATCCTGTATGATGATCAGGATTTCTGGTTAATATTTGATCTTGATGACACATTACTAGAAGGAGCTGAAGCACTAACACAAACAGTGTGGCTCCAGAAAACAATAGAAGGATTTCAACAACTCGGCTTCTCTGAAAGTGAAGCTTGGCAAACTGTCTACCCTTATTGGGAAGGATTTCTAGAAAAAGGATCTGTAAAAACTATAGAAAATGCTATGCAGATCCTCATCTCAAAAGTCCAAGAAAAACAGAAAACACTATTTGTTTATACTGAGCGTAAACATTCCTCAAAATCTATCACTCTACAACAGCTAAAAAGCTTAGGTCTATCTTTAGAAAGTACAGCCCCTGTTGTAACTCATGAACTTCCAAAAAGTATCCTTTTTTCTTCTGGGGTCTTGTTTGGAGAAGAACTCCACAAAGGACCTGGACTCCAAATTTTCTTAGATACCATCGCAGCCCGTCCTGAAAAAATTATCTATGTGGATAATTCCAAAGAAAATGTGGCACGTGTTGGTGAGTTATGCAAATTAAAAAAAATTTCTTATCTTGGAATTACTTACTCAGCTAAAAAATTCTTGCCTCCAGTATATCATCCTGAAATCTCTAAGGTTCAATACACATACACACAAAAACTTCTTAGCAATGAGGCTGCTGCTTTATTACTAAGACACCAAATGATGGAATAG
- a CDS encoding carbohydrate porin, translating to MASFRSSLLTALCVYGIMIMPAYAIDPNHPKLHHHKYSERLQKRHTEDSYVSSSSIQESSATSSQEPRRHVLTPIRNVLADRPCDEGLSISKLFNSIEKETNSQISVDFTILPQWFYPKKGLLTAIDEKQPTWQFYMSPNVSWQLYNSPTAGVGSIDFSYTLIRYWRNNAQNANNAIGIAGGINDYSTRANTLSQLTFSQTFPGNILTISVGQYSLYSIDGTLYDNDQQSGFISYALSQNASATYSLGSVGAYLQFTPTPSINIQAGFQDAYNILGSSFDIYNLTRNRYNFYGYFSWAPQSALGSGQYSALIYSTRKVPEQPTQTTGWSLNFGQHLGEKLYVFGRWNGATGTALNLNRSYVLGLASANPINRNPQDLLGAACSMSKVNPKVVTEKRIRKYETVIETFATIGFGPHISLTPDLQIYIHPARRPDKRSAKVYGIRANFST from the coding sequence ATGGCGTCTTTTCGTTCTTCCCTATTAACTGCTCTATGTGTCTATGGCATCATGATCATGCCTGCCTATGCTATTGATCCGAATCATCCTAAGCTCCACCATCATAAATACTCCGAAAGATTGCAAAAAAGGCACACGGAAGATTCTTATGTTTCCTCTTCCTCGATACAAGAATCCTCTGCAACCTCAAGCCAAGAACCTCGTCGTCATGTACTTACCCCAATACGTAATGTATTAGCAGATCGCCCTTGCGACGAAGGGCTGTCGATCTCCAAATTGTTCAACTCGATAGAAAAAGAAACAAACTCACAAATTTCTGTGGATTTTACCATTCTCCCTCAATGGTTTTATCCTAAAAAAGGTCTGCTAACGGCAATTGATGAGAAGCAGCCGACTTGGCAATTTTACATGAGTCCTAACGTTTCTTGGCAACTCTACAATAGCCCTACTGCAGGTGTAGGGAGTATCGATTTCTCCTATACCTTAATACGTTACTGGAGAAACAACGCACAAAATGCTAACAACGCCATAGGAATTGCGGGTGGAATCAATGATTACAGTACCCGAGCTAATACGTTATCTCAGCTGACGTTTTCTCAAACATTCCCGGGGAATATTCTTACGATTTCAGTTGGTCAATACAGCTTATACTCTATAGATGGGACATTGTACGATAACGATCAACAATCAGGATTCATAAGTTACGCGTTATCACAAAATGCTAGTGCGACATATTCATTAGGAAGCGTTGGCGCCTATTTACAATTTACACCTACACCCTCTATAAATATTCAAGCAGGCTTCCAAGATGCTTACAATATTTTAGGCTCTTCTTTCGACATTTATAATCTTACAAGAAACCGCTATAACTTTTATGGATATTTCTCTTGGGCACCTCAAAGTGCTTTAGGTAGTGGACAATATTCTGCATTAATCTATTCTACAAGAAAGGTACCAGAACAACCTACGCAAACAACAGGATGGTCGCTAAACTTCGGACAGCACTTAGGAGAGAAACTTTACGTATTTGGAAGATGGAATGGTGCCACAGGAACAGCGCTGAATCTCAACCGCTCTTATGTTCTTGGATTAGCATCAGCAAATCCAATAAATCGCAATCCTCAAGATCTTTTAGGGGCTGCGTGCTCCATGAGCAAAGTCAATCCTAAAGTAGTTACAGAAAAGAGAATCCGCAAATACGAAACTGTAATAGAAACATTCGCAACCATAGGATTTGGACCTCACATATCCTTAACTCCAGATCTGCAAATCTATATTCATCCTGCACGGAGACCTGATAAACGTTCTGCTAAAGTTTACGGCATCCGAGCTAATTTCTCTACCTAA
- a CDS encoding pyruvoyl-dependent arginine decarboxylase, giving the protein MPYGTRYPTLAFHTGGVGESDDGMPPQPFETFCYDSALLQAKIENFNIVPYTSVLPKELFGNIVPVDQCVKFFKHGAVLEVIMAGRGASTAEGTHAIATGVGICWGQDKNGELIGGWAAEYVEFFPTWINDEIAESHAKMWLKKSLQHELDLRSVVKHSEFQYFHNYINIKQKYGFALTALGFLNFENADPVTIK; this is encoded by the coding sequence ATGCCTTACGGAACACGCTACCCCACATTAGCTTTCCATACCGGAGGAGTCGGTGAATCTGATGATGGAATGCCTCCTCAACCTTTTGAAACTTTCTGTTATGACTCAGCTCTATTACAAGCAAAAATAGAGAATTTTAATATTGTCCCTTACACATCAGTACTACCTAAAGAACTCTTTGGAAATATTGTCCCTGTAGATCAATGTGTAAAATTCTTCAAACATGGTGCTGTTTTAGAAGTCATCATGGCTGGACGCGGAGCTTCCACAGCAGAAGGCACTCATGCAATTGCTACCGGTGTAGGTATTTGCTGGGGACAAGATAAAAATGGCGAGCTTATCGGTGGATGGGCAGCAGAATACGTAGAGTTTTTCCCTACATGGATTAACGATGAAATCGCAGAATCTCATGCTAAAATGTGGTTGAAGAAATCCCTTCAACATGAACTGGATCTTCGCTCAGTTGTAAAACACAGTGAATTTCAGTATTTCCATAACTACATTAACATTAAGCAAAAATATGGTTTCGCATTAACTGCATTAGGGTTCCTCAACTTTGAAAATGCCGATCCGGTAACAATTAAGTAA
- a CDS encoding amino acid permease: MISNGSKSGKNLGAIALAGMVISSMIGGGIFSLPQNMAASAGVGAIILAWILTGVGMFFIANTFKILSLVRPDLTTGIYMYSREGFGPYIGFTIGWGYWLCQIFGNVGYAVMTMDALNYFFPPYFQGGNTIPAIIGGSILIWVFNFIVLKGIRQASFINVIGTVCKLVPLIVFIIITAFLFKLAIFKTDFWGDTVTKTQPLLGSVTSQLKSTMLVTLWAFIGIEGAVVMSARAKSPSAVGKATILGFTGCLTVYVLLSILPFGSLFQHQLAGIANPSTAGVLGILVGKWGEVLMNVGLLVAILSSWLSWTMIVAEIPYSAAKNGTFPEIFTIENADRSPKVSLYITSALMQVAMLLVYFSTNAWNTMLSITGVMVLPAYFASAAFLVKFSKDKKYPNKGPIKAFTAKITGLLGAAYSIWLIYAGGLKYLLMAIILLALGIPFYIDAGKKGRNAKTFFAKKEITEITIIAFLALLAIFLFSTEKIRL, translated from the coding sequence ATGATTTCTAATGGGAGTAAATCCGGGAAAAATCTCGGAGCCATAGCTTTGGCAGGTATGGTAATTAGCTCCATGATTGGGGGAGGAATTTTCAGCCTTCCCCAAAATATGGCAGCATCAGCAGGAGTAGGAGCAATTATCTTAGCATGGATCCTAACAGGCGTAGGCATGTTTTTCATTGCCAATACTTTTAAAATTCTCTCATTAGTGCGCCCTGACTTAACGACAGGGATCTATATGTACAGCCGAGAAGGATTTGGCCCCTACATAGGATTTACCATTGGGTGGGGATATTGGTTATGCCAGATCTTTGGTAATGTCGGTTATGCTGTAATGACCATGGATGCGTTAAACTATTTCTTCCCACCCTACTTTCAAGGAGGAAATACGATACCCGCAATTATAGGAGGCTCCATACTCATATGGGTTTTCAATTTCATCGTCTTGAAGGGCATCCGTCAGGCATCGTTCATTAACGTCATCGGAACCGTATGCAAACTCGTTCCTCTTATTGTATTCATTATCATTACAGCCTTTCTTTTCAAACTTGCGATTTTCAAAACAGATTTTTGGGGGGATACGGTTACAAAAACACAACCGTTATTAGGATCTGTAACTAGTCAGCTAAAAAGCACCATGTTAGTTACCTTGTGGGCTTTCATAGGAATCGAAGGAGCTGTAGTTATGTCCGCACGTGCAAAAAGTCCCAGTGCTGTTGGAAAAGCTACGATTTTAGGTTTTACTGGTTGTCTTACCGTTTACGTACTTTTATCTATCTTACCCTTTGGCTCCTTATTTCAACATCAACTCGCAGGTATTGCCAACCCTTCAACCGCGGGAGTATTAGGTATTCTCGTAGGAAAATGGGGAGAAGTTTTAATGAACGTCGGTCTCCTTGTTGCCATACTCTCTAGTTGGTTATCCTGGACGATGATCGTTGCTGAGATCCCTTATTCTGCGGCAAAAAATGGTACATTCCCAGAGATTTTCACTATCGAAAATGCTGATCGCTCTCCGAAAGTTTCGTTATACATCACTAGCGCTCTCATGCAAGTCGCTATGCTTCTGGTGTACTTTTCAACCAACGCATGGAATACGATGTTGAGCATTACAGGCGTCATGGTTTTACCTGCCTATTTTGCAAGCGCTGCTTTTCTTGTGAAGTTTAGTAAAGACAAAAAATACCCAAATAAGGGACCAATCAAAGCCTTTACTGCAAAAATTACAGGACTCCTTGGTGCTGCTTATTCTATTTGGCTCATCTATGCTGGAGGACTGAAATATCTACTTATGGCGATTATTCTCTTGGCTTTAGGTATTCCTTTTTACATTGATGCTGGGAAAAAAGGCAGGAATGCAAAAACTTTTTTTGCAAAAAAAGAGATTACAGAAATTACAATAATTGCTTTTTTAGCATTACTAGCTATATTCCTCTTTTCAACGGAGAAAATCCGTTTATAA
- a CDS encoding FAD-dependent oxidoreductase, whose amino-acid sequence MRIAVLGAGYAGLSVTWHLLLHSQGTATIDLFDPVPLGQGASGLSSGLLHGFTGKKAMKPPLADLGITSTHSLITEASKALHIPIVLSRGIIRPAVDDEQAEIFMKRVEEFPNELEWWEKARCEMTVPGIVANLGALFIKNGVTINNNAYINGLWDACANLGTQFYDELIENISDIEEFYEHIIVTPGANAHFLPELQKLPLSNVKGQLIEISWPKDLAMPQFSINGRKYMVANTENNTCILGSTFEHNQPEIVPDENVAYNEIMPPILSLFPDLKDATILNYYAGMRSSSSTRLPLISRIKENLWFLGGLGSKGLLYHGLTGDMLAQAVLKQSTAYIAKEFLFTL is encoded by the coding sequence ATGCGTATAGCAGTTTTAGGAGCGGGATACGCCGGGCTTTCTGTAACTTGGCATTTACTACTGCATTCTCAAGGAACAGCAACTATTGATCTTTTTGATCCAGTTCCTCTAGGTCAAGGAGCTTCGGGATTGTCTTCGGGTCTTCTTCACGGATTTACTGGAAAGAAAGCCATGAAACCTCCCCTCGCTGATTTAGGAATTACCTCTACTCATAGCTTAATCACAGAAGCTAGCAAAGCATTACATATCCCGATTGTTCTTTCCCGAGGGATCATCCGCCCAGCAGTAGACGATGAACAGGCGGAGATTTTTATGAAGCGTGTCGAGGAATTTCCTAATGAACTCGAGTGGTGGGAGAAAGCACGTTGTGAAATGACTGTCCCCGGTATTGTTGCGAATCTCGGAGCTTTGTTCATAAAGAACGGTGTAACCATAAATAATAACGCGTACATTAATGGTCTTTGGGATGCTTGTGCGAATCTTGGCACTCAGTTTTACGATGAGCTTATAGAAAATATCTCTGATATTGAGGAGTTTTATGAGCATATTATCGTTACACCAGGAGCTAATGCCCATTTCCTCCCCGAATTACAAAAACTTCCCTTATCCAATGTAAAAGGCCAGCTTATAGAAATCTCCTGGCCTAAGGATCTGGCTATGCCACAATTCAGCATCAATGGCCGTAAGTATATGGTAGCAAATACGGAAAACAACACCTGTATTTTAGGATCTACTTTCGAACATAATCAACCCGAAATTGTTCCTGATGAAAATGTTGCCTATAACGAAATCATGCCCCCTATTCTCTCTCTATTTCCAGATCTCAAAGATGCGACTATCCTGAATTATTATGCAGGCATGCGTTCATCCAGCTCTACACGTTTACCATTGATTAGCAGGATAAAAGAAAACCTTTGGTTCCTAGGAGGTCTAGGATCCAAAGGTCTACTTTATCATGGCCTTACCGGAGACATGCTAGCTCAAGCTGTTTTAAAACAATCTACAGCTTACATAGCTAAAGAGTTCTTATTTACTCTTTAA
- a CDS encoding malate dehydrogenase: MKLTRTVSVAVTGGTGQIAYSFLFALAHGDVFGSDCGIDLRIYDLPGLERVLSGVRMELDDGAYPLLQSLRVTTSLEDAFDDIDAAFLIGAAPRGPGMERSDLLKRNGEIFSLQGSVLNTSAKRDAKIFVVGNPVNTNCWIAMNQAPRLNRRNFHSMLRLDQNRMHTMLAHRAEVPLDEVSHVVIWGNHSAKQVPDFTQALISGKPAVEVISDRDWLENIMFPSIQNRGSAVIEARGKSSAGSAARALAEAARSIFLPKDGEWFSTGVCSDYNPYGIPEDLIFGFPCRMLPSGDYEIVPGLLWDTFIKNKIQISLDEISQEKANVSLL, from the coding sequence ATGAAACTAACGCGTACGGTTAGCGTTGCTGTTACAGGGGGGACAGGGCAAATTGCCTATAGTTTTCTATTTGCTCTAGCTCATGGTGATGTTTTTGGTAGTGACTGTGGGATAGATTTACGTATATATGACCTCCCTGGGCTAGAGAGAGTGCTTTCAGGTGTTCGTATGGAACTTGATGATGGTGCTTATCCTCTTTTGCAGTCTCTGCGTGTTACAACTTCCCTAGAAGATGCTTTTGATGACATTGATGCGGCTTTTCTTATAGGAGCAGCGCCGCGAGGCCCTGGTATGGAACGATCGGATCTTTTAAAGCGTAATGGAGAGATCTTTTCTCTTCAGGGATCTGTGTTAAATACTTCTGCAAAGCGTGACGCGAAAATTTTTGTCGTTGGTAATCCTGTAAATACTAATTGTTGGATTGCTATGAACCAGGCTCCAAGATTGAATAGAAGGAATTTCCATTCTATGTTGCGGTTAGATCAGAACCGGATGCATACAATGTTGGCTCATCGTGCGGAAGTGCCTTTAGACGAAGTTTCCCACGTTGTTATTTGGGGAAATCATTCTGCAAAACAAGTTCCCGATTTTACTCAAGCGTTAATCTCAGGAAAACCTGCTGTTGAGGTGATTAGTGACCGTGATTGGCTTGAGAATATTATGTTCCCCTCTATTCAAAATCGAGGAAGTGCTGTTATAGAAGCTCGCGGAAAATCCTCTGCAGGATCTGCTGCCCGTGCTTTAGCAGAGGCGGCACGCTCTATTTTCCTCCCTAAAGATGGAGAGTGGTTTTCTACTGGAGTATGCTCTGACTATAATCCCTATGGTATTCCTGAAGATTTAATTTTTGGTTTTCCATGTCGTATGCTGCCATCTGGGGATTATGAGATTGTTCCTGGATTGCTTTGGGATACCTTTATAAAAAATAAGATTCAAATTTCCTTGGATGAAATTTCTCAGGAAAAAGCCAACGTATCTTTGTTATAG
- the ltuA gene encoding protein LtuA (LtuA (late transcription unit A protein) is found exclusively in the genus Chlamydia.) produces MFFIRVRSVGFLDIHGVLSTRKGEQVMKSRSGVWVGARGAIFYRIAS; encoded by the coding sequence ATGTTTTTTATTCGTGTGCGTTCAGTAGGTTTTTTAGATATTCACGGTGTTTTATCTACGCGTAAGGGAGAACAGGTGATGAAATCTCGTTCAGGGGTTTGGGTAGGTGCTCGAGGAGCCATTTTCTATCGTATAGCTTCCTGA
- a CDS encoding glucose-6-phosphate isomerase: protein MDRKGFLDSPSTKILQDLAVAPIDLTTPGIISQERVERFSLSIEGFTLSYATERVDEGVLSALTDLASERGLVASMQAMQSGEVVNYIDNFPSESRPALHTATRAWVKEIPLTGNAEDIALRSKIEAQRLKDFLSKYRDAFTTIVQIGIGGSELGPKALHRALKGCCPSDKKVYFVSNIDPDNAAEVLQEIECSKTLVVTVSKSGTTLETAVNEEFIADHFLKQGLNFRDHFIAVTCEGSPMDDTSKYLEVFHIWDSIGGRYSSTSMVGGVVLGFAYGFDVFLQLLEGAAAMDLAALEPHMVENLPMLAAMLGIWNRNFLRYPTSVIVPYAAGLEYFPAHLQQCGMESNGKSIAQTGEIIRFATSPIIWGEVGTNSQHSFFQCLHQGSDIVPIEFIGFLENQRGADIVISGSTSSQKLFANMVAQSIALAQGRENTNPNKSFRGNRPSSLLVSERLTPYTMGALLAFYEHKIVFQGFCWGINSFDQEGVTLGKDLANQVLGIMQGQAKEGACLEAEALLNLFNSTQKKKS, encoded by the coding sequence ATGGATAGAAAAGGCTTTCTGGATAGCCCCTCAACAAAGATATTACAAGATTTGGCTGTTGCGCCTATAGACTTAACTACCCCTGGAATAATTTCACAAGAGCGTGTAGAAAGATTTTCGTTATCCATAGAAGGTTTCACCCTAAGTTATGCTACAGAACGAGTTGATGAAGGTGTTTTATCCGCATTAACGGATTTAGCTTCTGAGCGCGGTCTTGTGGCTTCCATGCAGGCGATGCAAAGCGGGGAGGTCGTCAACTATATTGATAATTTCCCTAGTGAATCTCGCCCTGCCTTGCACACAGCAACACGTGCTTGGGTTAAGGAAATCCCTTTAACAGGAAATGCAGAGGATATTGCTTTAAGATCTAAAATTGAAGCACAACGTTTAAAAGACTTCTTAAGTAAGTATAGAGATGCTTTTACTACGATTGTGCAGATTGGCATTGGAGGGTCAGAGCTTGGTCCTAAAGCTTTGCATCGTGCCTTAAAAGGCTGTTGTCCTTCGGATAAGAAAGTCTATTTTGTTTCTAATATTGACCCTGATAATGCAGCAGAAGTTTTACAGGAGATCGAGTGTTCTAAAACTTTAGTTGTGACTGTATCGAAATCAGGAACTACATTAGAAACTGCTGTTAATGAAGAATTCATTGCTGATCATTTCTTAAAACAGGGTTTAAACTTTCGCGACCATTTCATTGCGGTTACTTGTGAGGGTAGTCCCATGGACGACACAAGTAAGTATCTTGAAGTTTTCCATATTTGGGATAGCATCGGGGGAAGATATTCCTCTACATCTATGGTAGGCGGTGTTGTTTTAGGCTTTGCTTATGGATTTGATGTTTTTCTGCAGCTTCTTGAAGGAGCTGCAGCTATGGATTTAGCTGCTTTGGAACCACACATGGTTGAAAACCTCCCTATGCTAGCAGCAATGTTGGGAATTTGGAATCGTAATTTCTTGCGTTACCCTACCTCAGTGATTGTTCCCTATGCTGCGGGTTTAGAGTATTTCCCTGCGCACTTACAGCAATGTGGTATGGAATCAAACGGGAAAAGCATTGCTCAAACTGGAGAGATCATCAGATTTGCTACAAGTCCGATTATTTGGGGAGAAGTCGGTACCAATAGCCAACATTCCTTTTTTCAATGTCTACACCAAGGTAGCGATATTGTTCCTATAGAATTTATTGGTTTTCTTGAAAATCAGAGGGGAGCAGATATCGTCATTTCTGGATCTACCTCGTCTCAGAAACTTTTTGCCAATATGGTCGCGCAATCTATAGCTTTAGCACAGGGGAGAGAAAATACTAACCCGAATAAGAGCTTTAGAGGAAATCGTCCTTCTTCTCTTCTTGTTTCTGAGAGACTGACTCCTTACACTATGGGAGCTCTTTTGGCTTTCTATGAACATAAGATAGTCTTTCAAGGTTTCTGCTGGGGCATTAACTCTTTTGATCAGGAAGGAGTGACTCTAGGCAAAGATCTAGCAAACCAGGTTCTGGGAATTATGCAGGGGCAGGCTAAAGAGGGGGCGTGCCTTGAGGCAGAAGCATTGTTAAATCTTTTTAACAGTACACAGAAGAAAAAATCCTAA
- a CDS encoding site-specific tyrosine recombinase XerD — protein sequence MTSAQFCDAILEQFTLFLSVDRGLSCNSISAYIQDITLFLKINAITSIAEISQDSVHLFVDQLHKRKEAEATLARRLIALKVFFRFLKEAKLLEHPPLIEHPKIWKRLPTVLTPKEVDTLLAIPKKTTTSSMISTRDTAILHTLYSTGIRVSELCGLHIGDVSDDFLRVTGKGSKTRLVPLGKLASEAIDAYLCPFRENLQKKQPEEHHLFLSIRGRKLERSCVWKRIHYYAKQVTHKRVSPHSLRHAFATHLLDNKADLRVIQEMLGHARIASTEVYTHVAADTLMENFLSYHPRNLS from the coding sequence ATGACCTCAGCCCAGTTTTGCGATGCTATCCTTGAACAATTTACTCTTTTTCTATCAGTAGATCGCGGTCTTAGCTGCAATTCGATTTCCGCATATATTCAGGACATTACTCTATTCCTAAAAATAAACGCCATTACATCAATTGCAGAAATCTCTCAAGACAGTGTGCATCTATTTGTTGATCAGCTACATAAACGCAAAGAAGCTGAAGCCACTTTAGCACGTCGTCTGATCGCCTTAAAAGTATTTTTCCGATTTCTCAAAGAGGCAAAACTTCTTGAACACCCTCCTCTTATCGAACATCCTAAAATTTGGAAACGCCTACCCACCGTACTCACACCAAAAGAAGTGGATACCCTTTTAGCGATTCCTAAGAAAACTACAACCTCTTCTATGATCTCTACTAGAGATACGGCAATTCTCCATACGCTATACTCTACAGGTATACGTGTATCTGAGCTCTGTGGTTTACACATAGGAGATGTTAGCGATGACTTTCTTCGAGTTACAGGGAAAGGTTCTAAAACACGACTGGTTCCCTTAGGGAAACTTGCGAGCGAAGCAATAGACGCCTATCTATGTCCTTTTCGAGAAAACCTCCAAAAAAAACAACCTGAGGAGCACCACCTATTCCTCTCTATACGCGGACGTAAACTCGAGCGTTCTTGCGTATGGAAAAGAATCCATTATTACGCAAAGCAAGTCACCCACAAACGCGTCTCACCACACTCTCTAAGGCATGCCTTTGCTACACATTTATTAGACAATAAGGCCGACCTCAGAGTAATTCAAGAAATGCTCGGTCACGCGCGCATTGCCTCTACGGAAGTCTATACACATGTAGCAGCAGACACCCTAATGGAAAACTTTCTTTCCTATCACCCGAGAAATCTCTCCTAA